The Streptococcus respiraculi sequence CAGTTTTAATAGGCTTATGAGGGTCAGTAATCTTGTAGAATATCAAGAAAAATATGGGGAATACATTTATTATGGATATGGGTTTTCTTACAGGGAGATAAGTGACGGAAAGTATATTGTAAAATTTGCAACTAAGAGAGAATATCCCATCGCTGCAATTAATCAGGCAATCGCTATTGATTCAACAATTGAATGGTATGCTGTTGAAGAAAATTGCAGCTATATTTCGAAATTTTATTGGAATCATGGTGTAAAAGAAGCAATTGAGCTTTTGATGGATGATTTCTTTATCTGGATCGAGAAGCATTATGAATTGGATGATAGTTTATCTGATGAAGATCATATTGCTTGGTATTATTTACAAAATCGTAAGGCTTTTTGGATACCTTTTCCAGATGATTTGAATTTACCACGATTTTATAAATCTATCGATAAAAAAGAGGAACGGTTAGTTACGGAAGAAAATATCACTTATCTTGAAGCGAGAGTTGGAGGTTTTCAAGACCCCTCTGTCTATGCGTCTATGGATGTTCAAAATAATGAGGTAAGGTATTCAAATATTGTGAAATGGGAAACTGATAAAACCACTTTACGAGTAAGCGCTTGGAAAATGAATCGCTTTTTGAAAAAACTAAAAAGATGTCATTTGTTCGACTGGGATTTAGAATATCCCAATTATTTAGATATAATTGATGGTACTTGGTGGGAAGTCTCCTATGTTGTTGATGGGAAAAAAGTTGTCAAATCAGGCGATAATTATTTTCCGGATGAGTGGGAAAAATTCTGTGAATCTGTCTCAGAATTGACTGGACAAGATTTTTCTTGAAATTAGTATTTTTAGTGGAGTGTGAAATGTGGACAAGACGGAGCCGTTATATAACTGAATCAAAAAACTTGATTGATTAATTGGAAAAAGAAGGACACTTCCATGATTTTCTAGTGGGTTCTTTTACCTATGATAGTCAGTCAGGATTTGTGCAGCTGACCATTGAAGAAGATGATACATGGTCTGATCAGACGAACTCTCCAGCTTTGATATGGGATTTAGAGTGTCTATCTTTGATTTTTTCCGAATATAAAGGACGAAAAATATCTTTTTTATTTACATCTAACTTTTTGTATGGTAAACTGTTCGCTAAAAATATAAAAGGATGAAAGTGAACTATTTTGCTGAATAGGAGATAGGGGGAAGTGATGGAGCGTTTAAAAAAACAGGTTGAATTTATTGAGGAGATTGAAAAATTAAAGACGATATCAAGATTCAATAGAACGTTGGATGGCCGATTTGAAAACAGTGCGGAGCACTCATGGCAAGTTGCCCTAACGTCTATCATTTTACAGGAGCATTATCCTCACAAACTAAATATGGAAAAAGTATTATCAATGTTGTTACTACATGATTTGGGTGAGATTTATGCTGGAGATACGTGGGTTTTTGATGAAGTCAAAAAGTCTACTGCACATGAAAAAGAATCAGAGTCTATCCATCAATCACTTAGTGTACTTCCTAGGAACCAATCCAGTATGTTGAAGGAATTATGGGCTGAATTTGAAACAGGAGATAGTGCGGAAGCCAGGTATGCTAGAGTGATTGATGCGTTGGTTCCCCTAATCAATCATCTAACTGTCTCTGGAAAAGGTTTTAATCCTGATAATCTTTCTTCAAAAATAGTGATGGAAAAGAAAAGGTTTATAGAGCAGGAATCAAGTGAGTTGTGGGAATTAGTTCAAGAACTGATAGC is a genomic window containing:
- a CDS encoding HD domain-containing protein, which gives rise to MERLKKQVEFIEEIEKLKTISRFNRTLDGRFENSAEHSWQVALTSIILQEHYPHKLNMEKVLSMLLLHDLGEIYAGDTWVFDEVKKSTAHEKESESIHQSLSVLPRNQSSMLKELWAEFETGDSAEARYARVIDALVPLINHLTVSGKGFNPDNLSSKIVMEKKRFIEQESSELWELVQELIASSIEKGLYNRE